From the Pyrenophora tritici-repentis strain M4 chromosome 5, whole genome shotgun sequence genome, the window tcgcgtgccgcacaccccgcaacatcaacaccaatccacccttaccacttcaaccacccataactccacaaccatgagttgtatcaacgctgcgattgaagctattgaatcgcgtgatcccggagataaatttacatactctgaggttgcgcgccgctttggtgttgatcgctctacgttgtcgcgacgccatcaacagatccggggctcaaatgaagccaaatcacgtaatcagcaactccttcacccacaccaggagctacagcttctagagcacattgacgagcttactgaggctggcttaccaccgacgaggactatgatccagaactttgctagtgctatagccggaagggctacctcccaaagctgggtgacgcgcttctttcaccgtcatcccgacgcgattatatcacgttggtcaactggtttggaccgcaatcgccaccgggctgattctgtatacaagtacgagtcgtactttgatctactatctactaaaatggctcagcaccatattcgggcgcaggatgtatataatatggatgagaagggattccttattggagtgacggggaggagtaagagagtgtttagtaagcagaaatatgagactgggggctttaagaaagtgatacaggacggcaacagagattggatcactgttatcgctgctatatgtgctgatgggagtacgttaccgcccgcgattatatacgaagctacttcgggcaacatgtacgccagatgggttgatgatatcgcaattgacgatccagtctacgttacctcaagtccctcagggtggaccaatgatcaggtaggcctggcatggctcgaacaggtgtttgatcgccatacgaaggagaaggccggcaatcacacacgcttactcatccttgacggccatgggagtcacgttactatggagtttattgactACGCGATCGCCCACAATATTATGTTACTCGTACTACCCCCCATAGTACCCAtacgctgcagccactcgatgtggtaatgttcaaacctctggcagccgcgtactcactcagcttgcagcactacctccaggcgagccacggtctcttagctgtgaggaaggatgacttctaccgtcttttcaagcctgcctgggactcctctttcattaagaagcacgcgttgaaggcatttaaagccactgggatagctcctatagatcccgaagtagtacttaaaaagttccgaaagtcaacactaacagcaccgccgccactagtgaacgtgagtagagctactatcacgaacctcattaatcaggcctacgatccgagctctattgcggccaacaacctctcagaaatactcctccgcctccaggctgccaaagagatcgccgagtacgagaaggacgcactgcgcgcggcgctacacgttcaccagaagccccgcaatcggcacgaacctcccctagatctacagcagcgaaaagcgttccattcaggggcagtttggtggtcgccgtgcaagcttcgagaggcccgcttcaggcagctagtgaaggagaaggagaaggagaaagagctacttgataagatagagttgaaagaggcaaaggagaacaacaggatctatcaacttaagatcaaagaggcagcgcgggcggcgcgtgaggaggcaaagaaggtgcgggatgaagccaaggctgtaaaggctgccgaacttgacgccaaacgacgcgatcgcgacgctgcaaaggctatacaacaaccccaatcgggcaagcgtaaggcttcaaagcccgctgcaaagcaacagccaaaaaaacgacgcgtgggtggtgctggcggtggtactctggctgaggtggctgcaccggctcccccaccaacaaccacccgacgcggccgggccgtcaatactccggcaaaatatagatagacaaagttgtagagctacgtctatagatcaatacaccggaaaatctcgcgataatagttattgtacgtggctgcgcagcctcaactttgccgtcgtcgcgatattggtggggtgtgcggcacgcgattatgggcatcacgcgcacagacacgttaacgtgtctgtgcgcgttTTGAGCCAGTTCGAGTTTTGAGCCAccccaccaccacaaccaccTATACAAATTGCATCATAACTCCACCACCATGGACCTGATTCAGAAAGCGATTGAAGATATCGAATCGCGTGAAGCAGGCGCATCTTTTAGCTAGCGCGAAGTTGCAAAAACGTGGGGTGTTAACCGGACGACGCTCGCTCAAAGACACCAGGGCCGAAACCAGCCGCACACGCTCGCCCATCTTatccttcacccacaccaaGAAACCGAGCTATTGCAGTACATCACAACACTTACTGAGCGACGTACGCCACCTACACGTGCAATGATACGCAACTTTGCGTCATCTTTGGTTGGTAGGGAGGTTTTAGAaagctgggttactcgcttcatcaacagGAACCCAACCCATCTCATCTCACGCTGGCAGACCGGGAtggaccgcaatcgccacaAAGCTGATTCAGAGGCTAAGTACAGCTTGTACTTTGAGCTGTTACACGATAAGATGAAGGAGTATAATGTAGAGCCCTCCCACATCTtcaatatggatgagaagggctttGTAATTGGGGTAACTAGAAGATCAAAGAGAGTCTTTGACAAGAGGATATACGATAGAAGAGGGGTTACAGCTGCTATTCAGGACGGTTCTCGAGAGTGGGTGACGGTCCTCGCCTGTATTTGTTCGGATGGTACAGCTCTTTCTCCATCTCTCATCTTTCAGTCAACTGCTGGGGCTCTAAAATCAGCCTGGGTAGAGGCAATCGATCCAGAAAAGCACTCAGTATTCGTCACCTCATCTCCCTCTGGCTGGACCAACAACGATATAGGGTTAGCCTGGCTTAAGGAGGTGTTTGAGAGAGAGACCAGACGGAAAGCTCGCTCAGGATACCGATTACTgatccttgatggccatggatccCACATAACTATGGATTTTATCAACTACTGCAACAACCACAGGATTCTATTAGCTGTATTTCCTCCTCATGCAACCCATACGCTTCAACCGCTTGATGTTGGGATGTTTGGGCCTCTCTCAACTGCCTACTCAACTGAGCTCTCAAAATACCTTCACCGCAGCTATGGGATCCTACCAGTACAGAAAGGGGACTTCTTTGAGCTGTTTTGGAGGGCTTGGGGTGCTACTTTTAAGCCTCAAACTATCATGAAGTCATTTGAAGCCACTGGGATACACCCACCAAACCCTGAAGTTATACTTAAGAGATTCCGCAAAGAGGCATCTAGTTCAGATGAAAGCTCAACTTCTGTACTTAGTGGAGACGATTGGCTCAAGATTGAGTCTATTGTACGCCGTACAGTGAAAGATCAGAGCAGTAAGGACGTCAAGAAGCTTCGACGAAGTCTACACCACATCTCAGCTCAAAATAGTATCCTCCGTGGAGAGATTAGGGGCCTTAAGGAAGCTCTTTTAGTGAAAAAGAGACACCAAAAGAAGAGCTATACTCTACAACTTAACAACCCTGAGGAGTACCACGGTGGAGCTGTCTTTTGGTCTCCTCGTAAGGTCCGTCAGGCTCGGGACGATGAAGCAGTTCgacgacaacaacaacaagaactACAGCTTCAAAAAGCTGAGAGATCTCATCTTAAGGAGCAGGCTCGACTGTACAGGCTTCAACAGGCCAACGAGAGGCGTGTTGAGAGAGAAAGACTTAAGGAGGTGagggagaaggagagagCCGCTAAGGCAGCTGAAAAGGAGCGCCAGAAAGCAGCTCGCGACGCTGAAAAAGCTATACAACTGTCCCAAAAGGGTAAGCGCAAGGCCTCACAAAGCTCTAGTCAAGAGCAGAAGCGTCAGAAACGTAGTGTTGTTGTTCCATCTCATGTAGAAgctgaggtggctgcaccAGCCGTCCCAACTCGAACGACCCGTCACGGCCGCACCACCAAGCTTCCGGGTAAATACAAGTAGCTCAAATTGATCGCAATGATATAATTACTACAAATCTATaaaatctcgcgataatagctA encodes:
- a CDS encoding Trichoplein multi-domain protein — protein: MFKPLAAAYSLSLQHYLQASHGLLAVRKDDFYRLFKPAWDSSFIKKHALKAFKATGIAPIDPEVVLKKFRKSTLTAPPPLVNVSRATITNLINQAYDPSSIAANNLSEILLRLQAAKEIAEYEKDALRAALHVHQKPRNRHEPPLDLQQRKAFHSGAVWWSPCKLREARFRQLVKEKEKEKELLDKIELKEAKENNRIYQLKIKEAARAAREEAKKVRDEAKAVKAAELDAKRRDRDAAKAIQQPQSGKRKASKPAAKQQPKKRRVGGAGGGTLAEVAAPAPPPTTTRRGRAVNTPAKYR